A window of Rhizoctonia solani chromosome 5, complete sequence genomic DNA:
AAATAAACCATGATGCTGAGTCAAGGGGATAAAGAGTAATTGGCTGAAAGGGTGTACTTCGTTAGATTATATAGTCAAGGATGTGCTAGTCAATTACCAACGTATTTGCACATTTGCCTAGGGTAGGTTGGATCAAATCTGTTTGAATATAACCGGGATATCCGAAATGAGTCTACAGTTGGCTCTTCTATTGATCGTACCCCTTCTTGATGGAAATTACGTCCATATGCTACATGAACCCCCGTTAACGCCGCTAAGGTTCATCGAACAGTAGCACTTGCTGTCCGCCTTTTTCCAAACGCATCTGTTCATACGAATCCACATACTCTAAGCATAATTACTCTACACACGTTAGCTATAGATGAGCGATTTACCAGGCTTTCGATCTTATTTTATCTTCATGAGCAATGGTCAGTTTTGTGGGCCCAGTGGGCCCAGAATGCAACGGTTGCAAAGGCCCTGCTGATGGGTGCCATGTCGGCCGAGGGACGAGAGTTACTTAGTTTGATGAGATCAAGTTCTTAATATAGAAGATCCCAATCCATGCGTCTAACTCAGGGATGTCTTATTGCACGGTAAAATAAACACAAACCAAAGGCAATGGCCTCTATCGACGTACATGCCTTAAGCTTTGACGTCAAGTAACACCACGGAATATGTTAATCTACACTACGATGTCCCAACCTAACCCACTGACATTTCGAGTATTTACTCTTTGAAGAGGTTCTCAACTGCAGGCACTGGAGGTACTGAATGTATGCCTGGATGTAACTCTTACCACACAACTGGTGTACAATTCGAGAGCATCGGGAATTGATTCCTCGTTTTGAGAGCCCCGTGCGCAAATGACACTATAGTCAGTCGAGGGTGTGGATACCGTCACAGGCGAATGCTACTCACGAGATGCCGTGTATTGGTCGAAGAAATATTGACCACCGCGCTCTCTGGTGGTACAAATCCACTATGGGCACAGCAGCATGCGTTTTATTTGATATTTCCTTCAAGTCTCGACTTGGACTATTCTGTAGACATACAGTGTAAGAGCACGTATTTGACATTGCGAATCAAACTTAAAATCGGGAACGGAGACTCCtctggtcacatgactacTACCGTACTTTCTTCTCTCCGCCAAACAAAATGTCCACTCCATTCACTTCGCTCTCTCGCGCCTCAACAATTCACAGTGAGGATAGAGGAGAAGGAACTTCATTTGCATTTGAGACACCTACGCCTGCTTCTAGACCAGCAAGCCGACCTTCCAGCAGGATTGACCTTGCGAATGGCGAAGTTCGCACTGTTTCTGACTTTGAGAGTGAGTCCATCTCATACTTCGCTTCATTTCTTGGATGGAATGGAGTGCCCTGACTAATTCAAAACTCCAGAGCGCGCGTTGGCACCTTCATTGAGGACGAGAAAGGCTGGTCAACCAATGATTGGACAAGTAAGCATTCCAGATTGTTTTCTTTCAACATATGACTCAAACCCGTGTAGTTCGACCGAAATCTGAGCCCGATAAGCGTAGCCTCGACACTTGCTGCCTCAGAACCACCCAACCCAATGCCGGTCGTCCCTGTTGTGGGCAAACAAAAGATTGTTATTCGCTCCGATCCAGCGCTCTTGACGTGTTTTGAtcccaaggacaaggagTTATATGATCTATGGGCGCCAAAAGTGTAATTCTAACATGCTTTCTTGACGTGAGCTCCTTGTTTCAGTGTAGGATTCATTTCGACATATATTCAACATTCATGGGCATCAACGGGAGTCTGTTGGAACGTACACGGCTGCGGAAGTTTGGTATCTGCTTTTAAGAATGCCTGGTAAACGCTCAGGCATTTCCTCATAATCCTGTAGCATTGTTTTTCGTAATTGTATACCCATAACACAAGTACTGGCATTCGTCACAAAACGGCATGCGCGGCGGAACGAACATAAACAAGTCCCACCAAGTGCTTCCAGTCAGACTGCTCTGCAAGGAGAGTGTAACAATCCAATAACCCCTCAAGCATTACATGCATTCATCGACTATTATAACACAAAGTAGATCTATCACAACTCGACAAAGCACAATCTTTACTGCGTAATCAACCCATATAAAGAACGAAAAGCAAAAAGCTGAGGACAATCCAAACCCAAGTTACCACAAGTTACAACAAAAATAAAGGGACAATGCGTTTAGTTCGTCGCGCTCAATCCTTGCAATTGCACCAATTCGAAGTATCCACCACGAAGTGCCAAGAGCTCGTCATGGGTGCCGGCTTCGGCGACCTTGCCATCTTTGATGTAGTAACTGTTAAACGAACAATTAGCGTCTGATGCTGAATTTAGAGGCATAGAGAAAACTTACATCCTGTCAGCGTTTTGAATAGTCGACAAACGATGAGCAATAGCGATCGTCGTGCGTCCCTTGGCGGCGTTGTCGAGAGCAGCCTGTACAACCTTCTCGGAAGTCGAgtccaatgcagaggtagcCTCATCGAGCAAAAGGACCTTGGGGTTGCGAAGCAAAGCACGAGCAATGGCAATACGTTGCTTCTGACCACCGGAAAGCTGACTGCCCTTTCCACCGACCTCGGTATCAAAGCCCTGGGGAAGACCGTTGATAAAGTCAAGAATATTTGCGTCCCTGCAAGCTTGCTCGATCTCGGCCTGGGTGACTTGATCGTGGGGTTTGTTGGCGCCCAGAAGAATGTTGAACCTGATAGTACCAGAGTAGAGAGTGGGCTCCTGGGAGACAAGGGCGATGTGCTTGCGGTACTCTTGAACGTTCAGCTCGGAGATGTCTTGCCCGTCGAGAGTGACTTTGCCAGCGAGAGGATCGTAGAAGCGCTCGATGAGTTGAATGACGGTCGACTTGCCGCTTCCGGAAGCACCGACGAGAGCAATATATGTGCCAGGCTCTACAACGAGGTTTAGGTTGCGGAGAACACGAACACCAGGACGAGTGGGGTAACGGAAGTGGATATCATCGAGGACAACACGACCAACGGCGTTGGGCATTGGCTTGCCTTCGGTCGACTCGGCATCGATTTCAGGACGAGAGTCGAGCAGGTTGATGATATCGTTGGCAGCACCCTTGGCAGAGGACATATCCGGCACGAACATGAAAACGTTACCGGCTTGGATAGAACCGAAGGTGGTACTCTGGAAGGCAAGTCAGATACGGTTAAAACTTAAAGGCCTTCTGGAACTCACCATCAAGCAAATGAAGAACGCATTGGTCGAATACTCTTGAGAACCAACCAACTTGGAACCGTACCAGAACACAAGCGCGATAACAAAAAGGTCATCGACTGCGACAACGCATAGAAGGCATTGCTGTACAAGGAAGTCCTGTTGGAACGTTGTAAAGGACCTTCAAGCGATCGGCTGTAGTTGTCGCAGCAATCCTTTTCGCGGGTAAGGGAAGCAACAGTCTTGATGGAACCAGCAGCTTCGCATGCAACTTGAGCAGACTCTTCGTGGGCGGCCTTGTTCGACTGATCCTTGAGCACGACAACACGGAGACGAATATAACCGGTCGACACGACGAGCGGGATACAGGCGATGGCAACGAGAGCGAGCTTCCAGCCATAGGCAAGACCGATGACGGAACCACCGATCAAGCAAGCAATGCTTTGGACTATAGCACCGAGGGTAACACCTGCCAGTCCGTTCACCTTTTGAGGGTTGTCGGAGAGCGTGGAAGTAAGAGCACCAGTCTGCAAAGAAAGCAAGTCAGCAATAGGTTCAAAACAATCATAAAAATACGCACCGAGTGCTTGTCCTCGTCAAACCAACCAATGTCTTGTCTCAAAATAGCGCGGAAGCTCAGAGTACGGAGCTTGCTGGTCAACGGGACGCGGTCATACCAAAGACCAAGTTCTGGATAGCAATGGAGATAGCCGAGACAATCGCaataatgaagaaccagagCGCATTGCGGTCACCCGAGCGACGAACTTTGGCCCGGTCGCGGTCGGAGAATCCGACAATGGCCTGCGAATATACGATACCCATCACAGGGTAAACCAGGCCGGTTACGATCGCAGCCAGGCATCCCCAGACGTAAAGTTTCCAGCTATCACGGTTGATGAGGCCCATACGTTTGAACAGATAAGTGAAGCTGTGGTCCTTGTTTCCATAGCGCTTGCCATCCCCCTTTTCGCGTGCCGACAAAATCTCCGAGGCGAGCGAGCGGGTACCAGTTGTGGTGCGCTTAAGAGGTTCCATGTCTTCGGCGGGAAGACTGGCCTTTTCGGAGCTGGGGTCGACGGGTGCGGTCTTGGCATCATCCTCGTTATCCGAGTCGAATTGTTTGGCAGTTTGCCCCTTGGATTCCTCCTCACGCAGCTTCTGCGCCTCGACAAGAGCCGCATAGTGGCCGTCAGCATTGCGCAAAAGTTCGTTGTGTGTGCCTTGTTCGAGAACCCTATATACTATCGTCAGTCGTGCGGAAACAGCACAAAAGCGAATAAACGTACATTCCGTCACCCATGACATAAATCTGGTCAGCATCCTTGATCGTTGACAGGCGATGGGCAATCGTAATAGTCGTGCGTCCAGCAGCAGCCTTGTCGAGGGCGTTTTGAACGATTCCTTCGGATTGAGTATCGAGAGCAGAGGTAGCCTCGTCGAGGAGCAGGACCTTGGGATCAGAGACAATAGCACGAGCAATCGCAATACGTTGCTTTTGGCCACCGCTAAGCAAGAACCCGCGTTCGCCGACCATGGTCTTCCAAGCTTCAGGAAGACGCTCGATAAAGTCCCTAGCGTTGGCGCGCTCGCATGCTTCGACAACCAAGCGGCGTCGCTCCTTGAGAGCTTCCTCCTCACCACGTTCGCAACCGCGGATGACGTGATCGTACTTGCCACCGACAAGACCATGAGCGACGTTCTCTTCAATAGTAGTTGCGAAAAGAGTAGGTTCCTGAGAAACGAGACCAATCTGAGAGCGGAGCCAGCGAACGTTGAGCTGCTTCAGGTCAACACCATCTAGCAGAACGCTACCAGAAAGAGGATCGTAGAAGCGCTCGATCAAAGCAATGATGGTACTCTTGCCTGAGCCAGAAGCACCAACGAGAGCAGCAGTCTTGCCAGCCTCGAAGGTAAGAGTAAGATCCTTGAGGATACGGACATCAGGACGGGATGGGTAATCAAACTTGACGTTGCGGAGCTCGATCTTTCCGGGACCAGGCTTCTCAGGCTTGAGGCCGGCATCAGAGAGTGAATCGATGGGAGGAACACGGTCAATGGTTTGGAATAGTTTGGCAGCTGCACCGCGGGCATGAGAAACGGCCTGTTGTTCGGGAGCAAGCATAGCCAAAGAGAAAGAACCGATCAAGATTGCAATGAATACGTTGACCACGGTACCGGctgaggctatatgcgtgttGGAATTAGTGTATAATCAACAAATGATAATGTTTGTACTCACCATGTCCCTGAAGGATGAGCGTTGTGCCAAAGTTGAATGCCAAGCCATAGGCACCGTAAATAACGAAGAAAAATACACCCAAGCCGCAGCCCTGGATAACGGCCGCCTTGTTGTCGAACATATATGCCTTGTTGATAAAGACATCGTAGCGTTCGGCTAAAGTCATCTGAGTGCCAAACGCATGTGCTGTGCGAATGGTAGAGATAACCTCTTCTGCCAATGATCCTCCGCCTGCACTAACAGACTCCAGAGAAAGCTGCATGTAGGTAGAAACAAACTTGTTCATAATGGCCCCGGTGATCGCGATGCATGGCAAAATGGACGATACGGCAAGGGCAAGACGCCAAGAACGAATATATGCCACTAGGGACTTGTCAGCTGCGTATTGAAACCCTAGATTGATTGAACTTACAGATAAAACCGGTGAAGAAAGCACCAAGGTAGCTAACAATAAGCGGCACCTTTTCTGACATGCCTTGCTGAACCAAGTGGGTATCGGTCTGAATGCGGGTAGCTACTTCACCAGCGCCAAGATTGTCAAAGTAAGCAATATCCTGGCGTAGGACTGCTTGAAGATAGCGTTCACGGATGCGCTTCGAATTGACCTCGCCGGTATAGATCCAAAAGTACATGTAAACAAACGTGCAAACAAATATGCCGATACCTGGATAATGTAAGCTTCTGATAGAAGCTATGGGCATGTGGTACTCACCGATAAACACAAGGTACATCGCATTGTTGGCCGCATTTTTCTCAAATGCACGCCTGGCGGTCTCGATTTGGTCGCTTCCGTTATTGATGGCTATGGTGAAATCGACAAAATCCTGTGTAAGACGGCCAAAGAGTAGGGACATGAGAGGTTGGGCAGCACCTGTGATAATGTCAGCAATTAACATAAATAAGGAGTAATAGACATACCAGCGGCCGCAGCTGCAACTAAGCCAATCGCATCGAGAGTGAGCTCAAAGGGAGTGGAGAATCGAAAGAGTTCGGTGAATCCGACAGGCGCGATCATAGGAGTCGTATTGGCTGCCTCGGCTGCCTTCTCTACCTCCTTCGCTTTCTCCTTGTCAGACGCACTCTTCTTGGACCCACCAAACAGTTTGCGCTTGGGCTGGGATTGAGGCTTGTCATCGACTGCCACAGTACTGTGGTCAGCGCTATGGCGCTTTTCGTCGTCAGACATGATAGGGGATACACAACGAAATTCCACACAACATCCCACCTTATTTATATTTCGGCGACGCGCGCGGAGGTTGACGCACCAATCAGCGACGTTTCCTCTGGTACCTTATGGGTTTATTTGCTCCTTGGGCGAATTGGCAATTCAGGTCTGGTATGATGCTTCTTGGCCCGTAGCCGGCTCGGTCCTATTTGACTCGGACACTGTGCCTCCCTGACTCGATCCATTCAAAACACTCTAAACGTATGACAGGAAACCAAGCCTTGGCTGTTGAACTGCGTAGTAACGGCCGCGCATACATCACGCTAGTTGCCCTACAAGCTGCGCCAGGCTGCGTGCCCACACCATGTGACGGCGGGCACCTCACAACTCTCAAGCACACGTCATCCGATTGCCGAACCATTCAGATGACTCTGATAAACCAGAATTAGACCCAAGGGATCTCACTCCGATGGACACGCGTCCATCGAGACATCATCATTCACTCTTGTTCCCTTTTTGAGAGCGTAGGCTCAACAATAGGCTTCTACGCTGTGCCGTAGTCGAGCTCGCTCCTTGAGCCTGCGCCATGCAAGCCGGAGCTTGAATACACTGTAGTTGCTCGATTCCACCATGTAGCCCCCAGAGTCCAGAGAGTGTCCGCGGCTGCCACTGGCATTGGCCATGAGCCGGGGCCCGGTGTATACTCCAAAGCAGAGGTGCCTGTTGCTATTTGCTATAATACCCCGGGTTGGATGGATAAGGGTTCCAGCCCTTCTGTAACACCATGACGACCCATGTTGGCGATCTGGTTTATAAATCGTAATTGGCACCGGCTATTGCGCGAGCAAACGATGGTGATTGGCTGCAACTTCCGCGACCCCCCGCGCAAAAATCCGCGCACCACAACCACGTTCCCGAAGTATCCGGAGTACTAGTAGGTGCCGTAAGTAGCGTGACAATGTCCTGCAATTGCAATAGTCCGGCATTGCTAGACTACAGTACGTCAATCTTTTTCTTTTGCGGGATGCTAGGGAGACCGTGACAGTGCCGGAAAGGGAACACCCCTAGCAATGTGTACCATTCGTTTCAACACTATATTTGGCATATTTTTGACTAGACTCACTTCCCCGAACTGATTGCCATGTTGGTACCCATATGGTGATGGAATGCTTATCCATCGGCACAGGTGTAAGTTTAAAGACACACACTTTATTATGATAGCTTAGTGTGGCCGCTGAGGCCGGACTACGCATTGACAGACATCAACAAACACGGGATTATGCAGCAAACCTGAAAATTAGAGGGCTGCGTATGCGCGCCTATATGCATGCGCAGAAGATCGCAGCAAAGAACACATCTGACAACAGGCGCTAATAATGCCGACCACATGGCTGAGAAGTTGAGGGGGTACGCGAGAAGCTTTCCAATCGTAAGTTTCGACAGTGTGGTTTAATGAACCGGTATTATTTGTACCGTAATTCATATTTACACTATTTTTAATTTTTGTCATTGTCTGATTCTATTGATAACCTATTATGGTAATCATGACCAAGGAATTAGACCACCCCCATCGAGCTGGAATTATGTGTCGATTGCTTTTCAGCTCGCACTGTGCATTAGGAGAGTATCGACGAGTTGGCATACTATTATATCCCACCAAAAGTAAGTCTGGGGTCCACGCCGGCCAACTCGGCCGTATGTGGAAATTATGGTATGTTAGGTCTCAAGGGAGTTACGATGTGCCTCTCAACTTGCGGTCAACCTCGCCATGAAGTTCTGTAGCTTCCCGCCGAAGTTCTGCAAATTATTCTGAGACTGGTTCCCCGGGATAACCTTGCATCTGCTTCTCTAGTCTGCAAAACCTGGAGATCTATCATTCTCCCTCTACTTTACCGCTCTATTTGCTTGTATCCAAAGGAGAACGAAGCAGAAAACCGGTGGCAAGATGTACTCTTCAACAGTTCTATACACCAGCAGGATGGTATAACGTCATTAACTAGCTACGTGAATCATCTTCGCGTTCGACTGTACATGGATGAACAAAAACTGAGCGACTTTTATTCGGTGGCATCAAGTATGAATAACTTGAAGCATCTGGGTTGGACGGTATCGATATTGCAAGGAAAAGGGGTCGATTGGTATGGTACTCTGGTTCGCCTATGTCAAAAACTCCCCAAGCTCCAGTCGATTAGTCTAACTATGGTTCAGAATGAAATACCCCTGGTGCGTACCATTGATTTGCACCGAAGCTGCGATCATACTAACAGGTCTTTGATAGGGTGATCTAGACGAGGTAAATAAATCTATAAAGATGGTGAACATGATAGTGAAGCTCGATGTTCCCATTATAAAGATCGTACCACTGACGAATTTGCGGGATCTCTCTATTACGCTAGACGGACTCACAGGTTGGATCAATTATGTTTTAATCCTTCACTTGGAACTAACATCGGAATTGACTTAGGGGAGGATCCCGACGACGAATTGCCCAGTACTCTTGTGGAATTTATTCAAGGAGCCAGTAACATCGAGTCACTGAGTTTAGCGTTtgaggaggatgaggaaaGAGGGGCACCTCCTTGGGGATCTATCGACTTGTTTAGCAAACTGGGTTCAGATTGCTCCCCAATCTACGCATACTCGAGACCAAATCTCTCTACTTGGCTCCCATCGATAACTATAGTGGCCCCGAGTTCAGACAATTTATCCGGAGCAGCAACAAGCTCCAGAAGATAATTTTGTCGACAGATGGATACGATAGTACTCCAGGGCTCCTCTATCCACCGGGGCTCATTCTGACACCTACAGATATGGAGGAGATGATGCCTTCAATCCGCCATTTTGGAGGCCCGGGTCTCTTGGTCAGGGAACTTTTAAAATCAACACTTACGAAACAAATACAATTACTTGAATTCCGTGAACCAGGAGTGCCTGAGCTTGGGAGTCTAGTAATGTTCTTCAGGATTTGGACAACTTTGTCCTAGACGAAATGCCGAACTTGAGGGGATTGGGGTATTTTAACGGTTATGAAGAAGGCGATGAATGGGGAGCTATCGCAAATCTGCTATCTAAATTGGCTACAAAGCTGCCTGCGTTAGAGGAGCTAATTCTAGTGCAATTCAACTGGCCGGAACATAACCAATTGGTTAGTTTCAGCATCAGATTTCCTGTGCATAATTATTCAATCCACATTTTATAGGATCGGTTGCTGGAGGCGATCCAACCATTACCACGTCTTCGTAGATTGGCCATCGGCCTATGGCACTCAAAAATCTCCACTCGCGAGTTCGTGGATAATATTCAACATTTTTACGAACGAATTGGGGCACCGTGTCCTGAAGTAAACGTGGATATCATCAACCCAGTAACTTTTAGTCTCGGTTTGTTAAATCGGGTACATTCGTAACCTGCTTGAATTGACTTGGCATAAATTCGGTCTAGTAGTACTGTTTTAAATCATGATCATCCACCCCTTATGTCTTGATGTGGCTATACATACACGTAACGCGATTAGTTCCCGACCACTGTTGGGCATCATATTCCAAGTAATACGATGTGGTCGCCCGTTCTGTGGAGAGTGAAGTACTTTGATCGTTACTATACTGAATGCATC
This region includes:
- a CDS encoding ABC transporter transmembrane region, whose amino-acid sequence is MSDDEKRHSADHSTVAVDDKPQSQPKRKLFGGSKKSASDKEKAKEVEKAAEAANTTPMIAPVGFTELFRFSTPFELTLDAIGLVAAAAAGAAQPLMSLLFGRLTQDFVDFTIAINNGSDQIETARRAFEKNAANNAMYLVFIGIGIFVCTFVYMYFWIYTGEVNSKRIRERYLQAVLRQDIAYFDNLGAGEVATRIQTDTHLVQQGMSEKVPLIVSYLGAFFTGFILAYIRSWRLALAVSSILPCIAITGAIMNKFVSTYMQLSLESVSAGGGSLAEEVISTIRTAHAFGTQMTLAERYDVFINKAYMFDNKAAVIQGCGLGVFFFVIYGAYGLAFNFGTTLILQGHASAGTVVNVFIAILIGSFSLAMLAPEQQAVSHARGAAAKLFQTIDRVPPIDSLSDAGLKPEKPGPGKIELRNVKFDYPSRPDVRILKDLTLTFEAGKTAALVGASGSGKSTIIALIERFYDPLSGSVLLDGVDLKQLNVRWLRSQIGLVSQEPTLFATTIEENVAHGLVGGKYDHVIRGCERGEEEALKERRRLVVEACERANARDFIERLPEAWKTMVGERGFLLSGGQKQRIAIARAIVSDPKVLLLDEATSALDTQSEGIVQNALDKAAAGRTTITIAHRLSTIKDADQIYVMGDGMVLEQGTHNELLRNADGHYAALVEAQKLREEESKGQTAKQFDSDNEDDAKTAPVDPSSEKASLPAEDMEPLKRTTTGTRSLASEILSAREKGDGKRYGNKDHSFTYLFKRMGLINRDSWKLYVWGCLAAIVTGLVYPVMGIVYSQAIVGFSDRDRAKVRRSGDRNALWFFIIAIVSAISIAIQNLVFDIGWFDEDKHSTGALTSTLSDNPQKVNGLAGVTLGAIVQSIACLIGGSVIGLAYGWKLALVAIACIPLVVSTGYIRLRVVVLKDQSNKAAHEESAQVACEAAGSIKTVASLTREKDCCDNYSRSLEVDDLFVIALVFWYGSKLVGSQEYSTNAFFICLMSTTFGSIQAGNVFMFVPDMSSAKGAANDIINLLDSRPEIDAESTEGKPMPNAVGRVVLDDIHFRYPTRPGVRVLRNLNLVVEPGTYIALVGASGSGKSTVIQLIERFYDPLAGKVTLDGQDISELNVQEYRKHIALVSQEPTLYSGTIRFNILLGANKPHDQVTQAEIEQACRDANILDFINGLPQGFDTEVGGKGSQLSGGQKQRIAIARALLRNPKVLLLDEATSALDSTSEKVVQAALDNAAKGRTTIAIAHRLSTIQNADRIYYIKDGKVAEAGTHDELLALRGGYFELVQLQGLSATN